The Phycisphaerae bacterium genome contains the following window.
GGCAGATCATCCACCTCTACGTGTCGCCGCTTGCCCAAAACCACCGCCCGCTGCACGACGTTCTCCAACTCGCGGACGTTGCCCGGCCACGGGTAACGCTGCAGAAGCTGCAGGCAGCTGTCAGTGAAACCCGCGATGTCCTTGCGAAGCTCCCCGCAATACCGCTTCAGGAAATGCCCGGCCAGCAACGGAATGTCCGCCATCCTCGACCGCAACGGCGGCAACTGGATGGTGACCACGTTGACCCGGTAAAACAGGTCCTGGCGAAAACGGCCCGCCTGCACTACCTTGGCCAGGTCTTCGTTGCTGGCCAATATGACCCGCACGTCGACTTTCTGCGTCTTGTTCGAACCAACGGCCTCGAACTGCCGCTCCTGCAACACGCGAAGCAACTTGACTTGCAGAGCCGGCGTCGCCGAAGAAATCTCGTCAAGAAAGATCGTGCCGCCGTCGGCGACCTTGAACTTGCCCTCCTTGTCGCTCACCGCACCGGTGAACGAACCCTTCACGTGACCAAACAGCTCGCTCTCCAGCAGCGATTCAGGCAACGCCCCGCAGCTCACCTCGACGAACGCACGATCACGTCGATCACTGCGATGATGGATCGCCCGGGCAATCAGCGTCTTGCCCGTTCCAGATTCGCCCTGGATCAGCACCGTGGTCGGCGATTCGGCGACCGTCTCAATCAGGTCAA
Protein-coding sequences here:
- a CDS encoding sigma-54-dependent Fis family transcriptional regulator, which encodes MSQDKKRILIVDDDRIITESLCELLELEGYEAVGVAGFAQAVTALERQRFNLVLSDINMPDANGFELLRLIKQRFPDIVVIMITGYGTIESAVEAIKMGAYDYLTKPIIDEEIQLTIQRALQQQSLIRENQTLREALDLRYSLDNIVGHDYKMLRIFDLIETVAESPTTVLIQGESGTGKTLIARAIHHRSDRRDRAFVEVSCGALPESLLESELFGHVKGSFTGAVSDKEGKFKVADGGTIFLDEISSATPALQVKLLRVLQERQFEAVGSNKTQKVDVRVILASNEDLAKVVQAGRFRQDLFYRVNVVTIQLPPLRSRMADIPLLAGHFLKRYCGELRKDIAGFTDSCLQLLQRYPWPGNVRELENVVQRAVVLGKRRHVEVDDLPEHVVEQAEVLSSGGDIYRPQSLKKALEEPEKRIIEQALKANNWNRQVTAQVLEINRTTLYKKMKRYGLESEPAP